In Trachemys scripta elegans isolate TJP31775 chromosome 21, CAS_Tse_1.0, whole genome shotgun sequence, the DNA window CCCCTGCCAAAATGCCAAGATGTCTTCAGAAAATCCCCAAAGCGTGCGGTTTAGAACAGGACATTTAAACACAACCAAGAGTTTAGGAAGAGCTATCacacctcctgcttcagggcgtGATCTGACCTCTGACAACAGGGGGTCAGAAAGATTCTTTCTCTGGGGGTGGCTGATCTCATAACTtcagggtttcttgcatcttcctctgaagcagctggtgccgGCCACTGTCAGGGTTGGGACACTGGACGAGATGTCCCATAGTCTGATCCAATCTGGCCATTCCCACACCCTTATGTAAAATCATTGTTAAGAGTCACTGCATGCACTAGACAATGCTGGTCTGTCTGCATGGGACCGAATTGCTCCCCGtggcagggtggattgatttaaattatgatttaaatctCCAAGTGGAAAGCtgcaatttaaataattgattttaaatcgacttttccatttgtacttcagttattttctaaagcaaGGTGCATTCTCATTTGTTGATATAACCTTTAAAATATGTAGATTTActactaaatagagcctttacaccaaatttggtacatctttttgctacctaggagTAGCCCTATAACTATATTTCAGCACAGTACATAGCTTAATACTTTCAATTTCTTATTCCTTACTTGTACATTTTACTATGTTAGAAACTGGTGGCGGAGATATTGCTTATTTACTTGATCATATAACTGTTTGCTCATGACTTGTGTCAAGCTGCTTTAGGATGGTaattggaatttaattaaacacacatcAGGAtatcaaattattttattaaacaaaacaagctcTTAGTACAGTACATGACTGACTGCCATATTCATAAAAGCTTGATCTCAAAAGTTGGATGTTTTCCCATtaattctttctttatatagaaaagcagcctttaactcaaaGTTTTGAGACTCATGGATTCAgcacatttaatttttatttaaatgttttaagagattatactAAATAGAAGCCTAAACATAtcttgtattaaattcagatttcactttaaactggtttatttttaaaaagaaagagattataatttaaataacaaaataaaaacatttttttaaacattgatttttcTCCACCCTGCCCACAGGCCATGAGATGTGCTTTTCCATCCTATTGTAATAGCAAAGGGACAGTTGTCCAAGGGGTGGATAGACCATTTGgtgctattttcttttttctctaacTAGCAGTTTTTCATAGAAAAGTCCCTGGCATGATTCGTTTCAGTCCACTTGGAGGAAATACCCAATGGCTGTTGACAAATGAGCCGCAGAGGAGTGGGCGGAAACGAGAGACATGTGGAAAGAGCAAAGAGCTGTGGTGTTACGCTGACGCCCCCTCAAACGTCATACTGAGCTCAGCCACCCAGAGGAAAAACAAGGGTGCTAGTGAAACTCACAGAGTTCACTGCTTTCTGCTCTCCCAGCTAGGCACCTGCGGACAATGCAGGTCCCAGGATGGCAGCAGGTTTCGCAGCACTGACAGTGGGTGTGGTGGTGTCCCTCTGCCTGCAGATATATGGTAAGCCATCTTCATCCCTTAATCAGCAGCCAGTGACTTCCCTACTTCTTAACTACTAATCCTGGGagcctgctcccttccctcctcaGCGCTGTGATTCACAGCCCGGGGGTCGGGGTCGGAGCTTGGTTAGGTGGGCTGGGGGCCGGAGGAAGTGTGTGGAGCCTCttggatttttaatatttaattcataTTTATTTGTATCCTTGCTTTCACATAAGATTTCTCTGGGTGACACTGGCAGAGcggcaggagggaaggggtgtAGATAGCttgtccctccctctctcctctggttgAAGTACACATCTTCAGCGCCTGAAATCCCCATTTGTCCCTGTACATCGTCTGTCTCCATTTGGGGAATGCTAATCTGGACCCCAGCTCCCTGTGAACCTTGTCGCTGCAATGACCCTCTGTGAAGTCAGTGTCaccactgctctgctctgctcactaGTGCTCGCACACCATGGCTTTGGGAGCAGGTGGTGGGTTCATATTGTTATTGTAACTGCTGCAAAGGAGGTAAACAGGAAAGCAGCGACTGCCGTTAGCTGATAATATTTTGACATTGGACCAGGAAATGTTATAGCTCAGAAGACACAATGTGTTTGGAGTCCAGGGGTCTTTCCCCTCCGCTTAACAGCAGGATGGCTGGATGCAAGCTGAGAACTAAGTCGTTGAAGTTTTCAGTTACCCAAGGTCCCAGAGGCAGTCTGTGACAGAataggaaattgaacccaggtgtcctgaatctcatcctaaccactggaccagtcTTCCTGTCTAAAGGGTAGAGTCATTCTCAgatgccaagtatcagaggggtagccgtgttagtctgaatctgtaaaaagcaacagagagtcctgtggcacttttaagactaacagaagtattgggagtgtaagctttcgtgggtaagaacctcacttcttcagatgcaagttgttcttacccacgaaagcttatcctcccaatacttctgttagtcttaaaggtgccacaggagcctCTGTTGCTATTCTCAGATGTGTTCCTTCTCTGAGTGGTCTTACTTGCCATTGTATTCGTGCTTGTATTggctacaccaggggtcggcaacctttcagaagtggtgtgccaagtcttcatttattcactctaatttaaggttttgcgtgccagtcatacattttaacgtttttagaaggtctctttctataagtctataatatataactaaactattgttgtatgtaaagtaaataaagttttttaaatgtttaagaagcttcatttaaaattaaattaaaatgcagagcccccggaccggtggccaggacctgggcagtgtgagtgccactgaaaatcagcttgtgtgccgcctttggcacgcgtgccataggttgcctacccctgggctacacCAAGGAAGATGTCCCTCCACAGCCCACAAATCAAATTACCCAGGGCTGCAAGCTCCTTGCCCATCTCAGTTGGATTAAACCAGCAGCAACTTCAGAAAGGAACAAAGTGACAGGAAattctttcaaaaaaaattccACAGCCAGTGTTTTGTCTGGTTAGAAAATCCATTCTCCATGCCCATTCCCTAGAATGCCATTCTCACCTGGTCAAGTCTAGGAACTGGGTTTCCTCTGACTGtgatttttctgaaaatatcTCTGCATTTTTCTGCCTTTACCATAATCGGTCACTAGCAAGTACAGCACTTCTGTGTCATTTCAAATAACTGTCAGGTGGTTCTAAGTTCATCAAACTAGTGTCAGATAACCATTCCTCAGtcaaggagggggaagaggaaaacaTCGAACAATTTAATTGCCAAAGCACtgtcaaaatattaaataaatattcttcACAACACTTCGTGGTCCACTAACTGATCAGGAGACTAGGATTTGTGGAcctggttctgttcctggctcggCTACTTATttcctgggtgatcttgggctagtcacttaacTTCCCTcggcctcagttttcctatctgcaaAATAAGGATactgattagagctggtcaggaatttttcaacaaaaaagtttTTACCACTGCATTtaccactgaaaaatgcagatttgtcaaaactgaaattgtGGTAAAGAGCCAGTTTCAATGAATTTCCCAACTCAGAAACCTGTTAACATTTGTTTATAAATTTTCAAGATGGAACCACGAGTTGGTGCttgctcttcctttttttttttttttttttttttttttttttggtattaataagaaagaaagaaagatttcaGCAAGTTCCTTGCTTGGAGTTTCACTCTGCGGCTTTCATGTTAAGTGTGGACAGCACCTAATGGATATTTTAAAGTCACTGCAGGTGGTATGAGGCTGAGCTGCTGGCCCTAGGCATTCAGAGTTTAACCATTAGGGTGTGACCACTGAGAGTTCAGCACTCTGCTTAAAatgttctttccctttcctttgaAATGAGCGAGCCCAGGTGCAGTGATGGAGTCAAACACACGCAGCTTCACACTGAGCTCCCCGGGGGCTCGAGGACACCATACAGGGCAGCAGGAGAGACTAGGGGGTTGTGGACCATATGGCTGGCATTGCAGTCATGACTCAGTTCATGGGCTACTTATGTGGGGCTCTGAAGCTCAGGAAGGTTCTACTGGGGTGGAAGGTGGAGCAGCAGAAGACAGAACGTGATAGAAagatggagagagggagaaagcagAGCAGCTGATGCAGAGATGATGTCGCTGCTCCCGGGGAGGTGAGATTTATGGACTATGACCCAATCCTTTGTGGAAGCTCCCAGGGGGAGCAGAGTTCATCCCTGTTGTTGTTTGTGGAGAGGGTCTGTGTCTTCTCCATGATACGTGCAGAGGAGACACTCGAAGGATGCTCTGGGCCCTGCTAGAGGATGAGTAGAGTTAAAGGGTTGTTGCTTCCAATGCTGGGTTTCCGAGACAGACTGGAACTTTCCCCGCATTCCTGTCCACAGGGACATCTCCCCAGGCCCAGCTCTGGAGTGTGTGCTGAGGTGAACACATCACTGCAAGAAGACCACACCCCACAATGCACCTGGGCCCCTTGGCTCTTCCCCAGGACTGGCCTGTTGCAAACTCTCCCTTTTGATTCCTTCCTGCAGGTGAGAGTCTGTCCCAACCAGGCAACGTGCGATTTGTTGCTGACATCATAAACCACATACTGCACTGGACGCCCGGAGTGAACCACTCCAGCGACACGTTGTATGAAGTGGAATATAAGCTGTAAGTACCCAGGACCATAGGGAGATGAAATCTCCTCTAAAACCCACGTCACAAGGCATATTTCACTTTTgctttacaaaaagaagaacaggagtacttgtggcaccttagagactaacaaatttattagagcataagctttcgtggactacagcccacttcttcgatatgcatatcgaagaagtgggctgtagtccacgaaagcttatgctctaataaatttgttagtctctaaggtgccacaagtactcctgttcttctttttgcgaagCAAAAGTGAAATATGCCTTGTGACNNNNNNNNNNNNNNNNNNNNNNNNNNNNNNNNNNNNNNNNNNNNNNNNNNNNNNNNNNNNNNNNNNNNNNNNNNNNNNNNNNNNNNNNNNNNNNNNNNNNNNNNNNNNNNNNNNNNNNNNNNNNNNNNNNNNNNNNNNNNNNNNNNNNNNNNNNNNNNNNNNNNNNNNNNNNNNNNNNNNNNNNNNNNNNNNNNNNNNNNNNNNNNNNNNNNNNNNNNNNNNNNNNNNNNNNNNNNNNNNNNNNNNNNNNNNNNNNNNNNNNNNNNNNNNNNNNNNaagaacaggagtacttgtggcaccttagagactaacaaatttattagagcataagctttcgtggactacagcccacttcttcgatatgcatatcgaagaagtgggctgtagtccacgaaagcttatgctctaataaatttgttagtctctaaggtgccacaagtactcctgttcttctttttgcggatacagactaacacggctgttactctgaaacttgtcattttgCTTTACACTTGCTCTGATATTTAACGTGCAAATCAGTTCATAGAAATCTTGAGTTAACTTTCCAGCAGCCCTAATGCTTCCCACACCCAGAAAGTATTTAATTAAGGAGTGACATTCTCCCTACAGATATGGTAAGTCCGGGCCCTGGATGGCTGTCCCAGACTGCACTGGGATCTCTGGGCACTCCTGCGATCTGACCTACCAGACAATGGACCCTTCTCAACGCTATTATGCAAGAGTTAGGGCAGTATCTGGAAACCACACCTCTGGCTGGACCAGGACGAACGCTTTTTCCCTAAAAGAAGGTACCTGGGGTTTTTCTATCATTTTCTCTTCTGGACCCTAAAATCCATAGCCACGAAAGTGCATCCTGTAAACCTGATTTAGCTGTTAGCAAATAGCTTTCACGTGCTTGGTGTCAGAGCTATAGTTCTGCTTAGCTGGGGAGCTTACCCCTGACCCCTCAGGTGCCTAGTCACTAAGTGCTAGTAATGACAGCTGCATTCATAAAGCACTCGCAGCCCGTGCTCCGGCCAAGGTGCTCAAGAGAGTCCGTGGCAGAGTCAGGGTGGCTGAGTTCATTCTGACAAACTGGTTTGGTTTAGTTTGAACAAACctcatgtgacagatgttagtcacgtcACTAATGCCCTACTGCCAGGGGGGGAGATGCTCGGATGATGAGGGTGGGCTAAGAACTTGAATCGAATCGAATTGGAGAGCAGAACTTGAAATGCATGTGGGCCGAGTGCTCTTTGACACTGGGCTCCTGTGATTACTCTAAGAACAAACCTCTGTGAGCGGCACAAAAGAGAAACAATTCTCACGGATTCTGCATGATGTTTTTCCAGCTACTCTGCGTCTATCAGATGTGAGTCTGTCTGTGACAGGTAACACCATCCACgtgagcctgcagcagctgatccTGAGAGTGGGGAACAAGACTGTCTCATACGAAGACATACAACAGTATGGTAGACAATACAGAACGTATGTCAGGAGGGCATCAGACAATCTCCAGGTAAGAGCCAGCACTTGTGTCACCCCGACTCCATGGGGCTGGGGGACAGTGTCGATGGCCTTCATACTTAGAACTGGTTGAGATGTTTTGAACAAGACATTTTTAAGTTGAAAAATTGTCAtgatttaaactattttttttataaacaataaGTTGTGAGGTTTTCATCAACACTTGTACTGGAATAGATCCCAAATCCATCACTGGGATATTTTGTTGAGTCGGTTTTCAGTCAACGAAAAAATGAGAATGagcatttcaattaaaaatataaagaatttcacaaaaaccaaaacatttactGACCATGAACCgtaaaatgaaaacaactttgaaaGGGCAACAGTTTtcaagagaaacattttaaatttttgacCTGCTCTAATATGGACAGACAGAGCGCAACACGGGCCAAGGAGTTCTGTGTTCAGACCCGAAGCCAATCCAGGGATCAGGTGCAAATAATTGCAATAGCACCTAATGGCCCCGCACTAGAGCAAGGCCCCATTGCACAGACCCAGAGTAAGAGACAATCTCAATAGatggttatccccattttacagatggggcactgagacCCAGGGAGATGAGAGTCTTGCCTAAAGTCACCAAGGAGATCAGTGATAGCACTGGCAAtggaaccccggagtcctgagctgctgccccaggtcccagcccacTAGGCCACACTTGCGCCCTCAACTATCTGCACTGTTGGAAAAGTGGGAATCTCATGAGATCAGCTGCTCACGGGAACGTCTGGCTATTCCCAAAACATGCCCAAGTCAGCCCGAAAGCGGGCCCAGTTCAGACCCAGAACCACAGGGGCCAAATCAGGTGAAGGAACCACCTCCAAATGCCCAAGAAACTCCAGGTTCTGGtctgcagccccagcccgggCCACTCTGTGCTGGTCACCAGTGCCCAGCCTGCCAAAGGTGACAGTCCTTCTGGTGACTCTTTCAGCAGGTGCAGGTGGAGACCAGAGAAGAGTTTGACATCCCCATGCTCCTGTGGGGCGAGCAGTACTGCGTCCGTGTAGAGCCACGTGTCCTCTCCAGGCCAGTCCCCTCCATCGGGACCGAGGAGAAGTGTGTCACGATCCCCGCGAAGGACGGTAAATGGACATGCTGGGTCTATTGGTCTGAGCTCCACCCATCACTCGGGCAGAGCCGCTGCCGGATATTTCCCTGCCCGCTCCTCAGCTGCCATGCGGACCCTTAGGGACCACGTGCTGCTGACGTACAGTTCGGCAGCTCTTGGGCGGCTCTAACTCacgcctggggctggggctgggtccagGGCAGACCAGCTCTCGGAATCAGAAAGCTGTAGCCATAGCCTGATGCCTCCcattccccagatcctcctgtgCTCCACGTGGAGCTTAGACACAAGGGAGACTCTGCCCCAGACAGTGCCCCCAAGGTGGTACTGAGCCTCCCCACTCGAGGGACCCCGCCATGACACAGCAGAGCCACGTGGCCAGCTCTGGAGTCCTCACGACATTCCCAGAGCCATGTGGCTGAGATGACTCCCGCGTCCTGCGAGGTCAGGGGCATCCAACCTCTGGGGCCTGCTGCGGCCTGTGCATAGCATATGACAATAGCCACTGCACACAGGGAcaggcagagagggaggagggactgGAGGAATTTGTGTGGGAGGGAAGACGAGATTGTGGTGATGAGTCCCTGGAGAATAAAGCTACTGGGGAGCCCCAAAATCCTATAGCCAGGCCATATACACACCCAGAGATCCTCCCTGTCACACGTACGCAGCTCCCCCCCCAAGATATTCCCCCTCACACAAACACTAGCCACACACTGATATGTTTTAAGGACATAAGCCTGTGAAATGTTACAAAGCCCTGATGGCACATTGGAGGGCCAGTCTAATCTAGGGTTCCCtcggtgctgggggtgggagggaggctcatCCACTGAGCAGAGGACCCGGAGATGctcttcctgactctgccactgattcaccaAGTGCCTTTGAGTGAGTCActgccccactctgtgcctcagtttccccacctgtaaaaaggGGGGTATTCCCCTACTTCACAGGAGGGTTGTTTGTGAAGTCCAGGGGGCTCCTCAGCTCAAAGGCTCTAGAGCTGGGCACACCTCGCTGGTCAGAGCCTCGGCGCGGTTCACGTCCCTGATCTCTGCAGGGCGCCATGTGCGCCTATTGCCGGACATGCAATGGCAGCGTGACTCAAGAGCCTGTGCCACACGGCGCGCTAACTCCAGTCTGTGATTCCTTTCCAGAGAGCACGGGGATTATATCAGTCAGCGTCGGCATCGTTCTCCTGGTTTTCTCAGCCACTCTTCTCCTGGGCACTCTTCTACTCTGTGCATATATAAAGCAACCCATGAGGACACCAGCCATACTGGTAAGCCAACCAGGCGCTAATGGCCACATGAGCATTGCTTTGACTCCCGGTGTGCCAGGTCCCTCTGGCGTAGTGTTGCTAAGTGCAGTGGGCAGGCAGCTCCCTGGTCTGTGTGAGCACAGAGCTTTTCGGTTCCCAGTCTACGGGAGCCGTGTTCTCCAGGAGGCAGGGTGCTGACCCAGGACTCAAAGCCCCCGGGTCTAGTTTCAGCTCTTGCCACCAGTCCACACTGCTCATGTTTTCCAAACTGCCTCTGTTTTCCTGCCCACTTTGCAGCACCCTGGGCCTGATGCTCAGACATGCAGAGCCTGGGTGGCTCCAGAGGGCGTCCGTGGGAGCTCAGCTTGCTCAGCCACTGCTGCAATGGGTCCAGCAGCCGAGCGCTGCCCCCGTGGCAAGTGCTGGTGTGGGTGTAGATGTGGGGAGTGAGCCAAGCAACAAACAGAAACAAGTAGGGGATGAGGGAACAAAGCCAGATAACCCATCTTCCTGCTTCTTTCCACCCCACCCAGAAATCTCTCCTAAAACCCTCCGGGTCAGAGCATGAGCACTTCCCCTTCGGGTCCAAGGACGTGGTTGTGTGCTTGGATGAAGAGTCAATCCAGCAACTCTCCGTGTGCCAAAGGGACACCGTGCAGCACCACAGCACAGacagcggctccagcccagcacaACAGCCATCAGACAAGGGTTGCACGTTCCTGACCTCCCTGGATGACCACGAACACCTGCTGGAGCTGGAAGGCCTAGCAGAGGGGGACAGCAGCTGCACCAGCACTGACAGCGGCATTTGCCTACAAGACTCTTCCTCTGGCCTGAGCCAGTTCTCGGGCTCAGAGAGCCAGGACTACCAAAGACAGCTGCCAGGGAGTGACGACAGTGGCATAAGCCTGGCGAGACATTCCCTGTGCCTGACGCTCTCCTCCAGCGGCAGGGACTACACCTCTGTGGATGAGGAGCAGGACCAGCGTGAAAGAGAGCGTGACTGTTCCCCTCTGGCCAGCGGACTCA includes these proteins:
- the IL10RA gene encoding interleukin-10 receptor subunit alpha isoform X2, coding for MAAGFAALTVGVVVSLCLQIYGESLSQPGNVRFVADIINHILHWTPGVNHSSDTLYEVEYKLYGKSGPWMAVPDCTGISGHSCDLTYQTMDPSQRYYARVRAVSGNHTSGWTRTNAFSLKEATLRLSDVSLSVTGNTIHVSLQQLILRVGNKTVSYEDIQQYGRQYRTYVRRASDNLQVQVETREEFDIPMLLWGEQYCVRVEPRVLSRPVPSIGTEEKCVTIPAKDESTGIISVSVGIVLLVFSATLLLGTLLLCAYIKQPMRTPAILKSLLKPSGSEHEHFPFGSKDVVVCLDEESIQQLSVCQRDTVQHHSTDSGSSPAQQPSDKGCTFLTSLDDHEHLLELEGLAEGDSSCTSTDSGICLQDSSSGLSQFSGSESQDYQRQLPGSDDSGISLARHSLCLTLSSSGRDYTSVDEEQDQRERERDCSPLASGLSQEAVEFRGYLKQPKGTVERQQDRAEGQLPTQSPGGTDNTLEMGCSEPALAKGYLKQASPGLAYGNADTVLARESDSQGFTRRLECNSSSLLNYGALGISVPSKSLPEFPKAPFALGIFNTDLLGSLPLISSLHSNERLCLEIDSLSLLGSECKDSRL
- the IL10RA gene encoding interleukin-10 receptor subunit alpha isoform X1, coding for MAAGFAALTVGVVVSLCLQIYGESLSQPGNVRFVADIINHILHWTPGVNHSSDTLYEVEYKLYGKSGPWMAVPDCTGISGHSCDLTYQTMDPSQRYYARVRAVSGNHTSGWTRTNAFSLKEATLRLSDVSLSVTGNTIHVSLQQLILRVGNKTVSYEDIQQYGRQYRTYVRRASDNLQQVQVETREEFDIPMLLWGEQYCVRVEPRVLSRPVPSIGTEEKCVTIPAKDESTGIISVSVGIVLLVFSATLLLGTLLLCAYIKQPMRTPAILKSLLKPSGSEHEHFPFGSKDVVVCLDEESIQQLSVCQRDTVQHHSTDSGSSPAQQPSDKGCTFLTSLDDHEHLLELEGLAEGDSSCTSTDSGICLQDSSSGLSQFSGSESQDYQRQLPGSDDSGISLARHSLCLTLSSSGRDYTSVDEEQDQRERERDCSPLASGLSQEAVEFRGYLKQPKGTVERQQDRAEGQLPTQSPGGTDNTLEMGCSEPALAKGYLKQASPGLAYGNADTVLARESDSQGFTRRLECNSSSLLNYGALGISVPSKSLPEFPKAPFALGIFNTDLLGSLPLISSLHSNERLCLEIDSLSLLGSECKDSRL